One genomic window of Acomys russatus chromosome 29, mAcoRus1.1, whole genome shotgun sequence includes the following:
- the LOC127211348 gene encoding serine/arginine-rich splicing factor 7-like, whose amino-acid sequence MSRYGRYGGETKVYVGNLGTGAGKGELERAFSYYGPLRTVWIARNPPGFAFVEFEDPRDAEDAVRGLDGKVICGSRVRVELSTGMPRRSRFDRPPARRPFDPNDRCYECGEKGHYAYDCHRYSRRRRSRSRSRSHSRSRGRRYSRSRSRSRGRRSRSASLRRSRSVSLRRSRSASLRRSRSGSIKGSRYFQSRSRSRSRSRSISRPRSSRSPSGSPRRSASPERMD is encoded by the coding sequence ATGTCACGTTACGGGCGGTATGGAGGAGAAACCAAGGTATATGTTGGTAACCTGGGAACTGGTGCTGGTAAAGGAGAGTTAGAAAGGGCATTCAGTTACTATGGGCCCTTAAGAACTGTATGGATTGCCAGAAATCCTCCGGGATTTGCCTTTGTGGAATTTGAAGATCCCAGAGATGCAGAAGATGCAGTTCGAGGATTGGATGGGAAGGTGATTTGTGGTTCTCGAGTGAGGGTTGAACTATCTACAGGCATGCCTCGGAGATCTCGTTTTGATAGGCCGCCTGCCCGTCGTCCCTTTGATCCTAATGATAGATGCTATGAGTGTGGTGAAAAGGGACATTATGCTTATGACTGTCATCGCTATAGCCGACGAAGAAGAAGCAGGTCACGGTCTAGATCACATTCTCGATCCAGGGGAAGGCGATACTCTCGCTCACGCAGCAGGAGCCGGGGTAGGAGGTCAAGATCAGCATCTCTTCGACGATCAAGGTCTGTGTCTCTTCGTAGATCAAGATCAGCTTCACTCAGAAGATCTAGGTCTGGTTCTATAAAAGGATCGAGGTATTTCCAATCCCGCTCAAGGTCAAGATCAAGATCCAGGTCTATTTCACGACCGAGAAGCAGTCGTTCTCCATCAGGAAGTCCTCGCAGAAGTGCAAGTCCTGAAAGAATGGACTGA